Below is a window of Halomonas sp. Bachu 37 DNA.
GATCGGGGTATATCTCGCCGGTCAGGTGGACAGCTACTTTGCGGTATTGCTACGCGTGGCCTTGGCTGCCCTGGTGTTCTTGCCGCTGCTGCGTCCTGGCTTGCTTGCCAGTCGACAGCGACTGGCGCTGATGGCGCTAGGGGCCGTGCAGCTTGGGTTGATGTACATCTTCTTCTATCAATCCTTCCTTTTGCTGAGCGTGCCGGAAGTGTTGCTGTTCACCATCTTCACGCCGGTATATATCGCGCTGCTCGATGATCTGCTGTTCAAGCGTTTTACGCCGATCTACCTGCTGACCGCCTTGCTGGCGGTGATAGGAGCCGGAGTGATTCGGTACGACAGCGTGAATAACGAATTCTGGCTGGGCTTTGTGGTGGTGCAAGGCGCGAACCTGTGTTTCGCCCTGGGCCAGGTGGGGTATCGGCGCCTGGCGGCCGAGTTGCCGGAAAACCTACCTTGGCACAATGTCTTCGGCTGGTTCTTCATCGGCGCTCTGCTGGTGGCTCTGCCGGCGTTTTTGCTGCTGGGCAATACTGCTGCGTTGCCATCGACACCGGTGCAGTGGGGGGTGCTGGCGTGGCTGGGGCTGGCGGCGTCAGGAGGCGGCTACTTCATCTGGAATCAAGGAGCCACCCAGGTGGATGCGGGCACATTGGCGATCATGAATAACGCCCTGATTCCCGCAGGGCTATTGGTCAATCTGGTGATATGGAATCGCGAGGCGGATCTGAGCCGCCTGCTGCTGGGCGCATTGATCATGGCGGGTTCGCTATGGCTCAACCACTGGTGGGTGAAGCGGCGGATGGTACCGGCATAGCCCGGTTTGCTCGCTGGGCCGGGTGTCCGCATAATGGCCGTTGATTCGCCAGAGATTCGAGGTATGTCAAGAAGCGTTGCGCATTCTCCGCCGGCCGCCAGCTCGTCCCGGCCGGCACAACGGCCTTTCGCGACTATCGGCCTGATCGGGCGGCTGGGTAGTGACAAGGTCGTCGATTCCCTCGAGCGGCTTGTTCGTTACCTGGTGCGAGACGGCTACGAGGTGATCATAGAGGACCGCACGGCAACGGTACTGCCGGGCCACGGGCAGGTTGAAGCCAGCCGCCGTATGCTCGGCCAGCGCTGCGACCTGGTGATCGTGGTGGGAGGAGACGGCAGTCTTCTCGGCGCCGCCCGGGCGCTGTGTCACAGCGGAACCTTGATTCTCGGTGTCAATCGCGGGCGGCTGGGGTTTCTTACCGATATTTCCCCGGACGAGCTGGAAACCCGTGTCGGTGAAGTGTTGGCGGGGGAGTACGAGCTGGAGGAGCGTTTTCTGCTGGACGCCGAACTCTATCGCAATGGCGTCTCGGTAGGAAACGGCGATGCCTTGAACGAGGTTGTGGTACATCCTGGCAAGGCGGTACGCATGATCGAGTTCGAACTCTTCATCGATGGCCAGTTCGTCTACAGCCAGCGCAGCGATGGCTTGATCATTGCCACTCCCACTGGTTCCACGGCCTACGCGCTCTCTGGCGGTGGTCCGATCATGGACCCCAAGCTTGACGTGATTACCCTGGTGCCGATGTTCCCGCATACGCTTTCCAGTCGGCCCATCGTGATCGATGCGGCAAGCGAGATTCGGGTCCACATCGGCGAAACCAACCAGACCTATCCCCATGTCAGCTGCGACGGCCAGACCCGCGTGGTGGCCAAGCCGGACGACGTGCTGGTGATACGGCGCAAGCCGCAGCGTGTCCAGTTGGTGCACCCAGTGGGCCATAACTTCTACGAGGTCCTGCGTAGCAAGCTGGGCTGGAGCAGCCGCCTGGGGGATTGAAAATGCACGGTCGAACAAGCGGGAAGACGCTGCAAGGCTACGACCTGATAGGCGATGTTCACGGCTGTGGTGCCACCTTGGCAGCTCTGCTGGAAAAGCTGGGTTATCACCAGCGTGGAGGTGTCTATCGGCATCCCCGGCGCAAGGTGATCTTTCTGGGGGATCTGGTCGATCGTGGGCCGCGGATTCGCCTGGCAGTGACCATCGCCCGACGCATGGTGGAAGAGGGCGAAGCGTATATCGTCATGGGCAACCACGAATACAATGCGCTGGCCTATTCCCATCCGGCTCCCGGCAGTGCCGGCCAGCGCTGGTTACGCGAGCATAGTCCCCGGCATAATCGTGTCATTAACGAGACCCTCGAGCAGTATCGTGACCACCCGGCGGAGTGGGAGGATGTCCTTGCGTGGTTCATGCGCATTCCGCTATGTCTGGAGCTGGATGGATTGCGTGTCGTTCACGCCTGCTGGGACGAGGCGCTGATTCGTCGATTTCTCGCCCGCCGTCCCGATGCATGCATGGATAGCGAATTTCTGATCGAATCGGAAACGGCGGGAAGTGAAGCGTTTGAAATCATGGATCGTTTGACCCGTGGT
It encodes the following:
- a CDS encoding carboxylate/amino acid/amine transporter; protein product: MGRLVGVTLLWAFSFSLIGVYLAGQVDSYFAVLLRVALAALVFLPLLRPGLLASRQRLALMALGAVQLGLMYIFFYQSFLLLSVPEVLLFTIFTPVYIALLDDLLFKRFTPIYLLTALLAVIGAGVIRYDSVNNEFWLGFVVVQGANLCFALGQVGYRRLAAELPENLPWHNVFGWFFIGALLVALPAFLLLGNTAALPSTPVQWGVLAWLGLAASGGGYFIWNQGATQVDAGTLAIMNNALIPAGLLVNLVIWNREADLSRLLLGALIMAGSLWLNHWWVKRRMVPA
- a CDS encoding NAD(+) kinase, with translation MSRSVAHSPPAASSSRPAQRPFATIGLIGRLGSDKVVDSLERLVRYLVRDGYEVIIEDRTATVLPGHGQVEASRRMLGQRCDLVIVVGGDGSLLGAARALCHSGTLILGVNRGRLGFLTDISPDELETRVGEVLAGEYELEERFLLDAELYRNGVSVGNGDALNEVVVHPGKAVRMIEFELFIDGQFVYSQRSDGLIIATPTGSTAYALSGGGPIMDPKLDVITLVPMFPHTLSSRPIVIDAASEIRVHIGETNQTYPHVSCDGQTRVVAKPDDVLVIRRKPQRVQLVHPVGHNFYEVLRSKLGWSSRLGD
- a CDS encoding metallophosphoesterase → MHGRTSGKTLQGYDLIGDVHGCGATLAALLEKLGYHQRGGVYRHPRRKVIFLGDLVDRGPRIRLAVTIARRMVEEGEAYIVMGNHEYNALAYSHPAPGSAGQRWLREHSPRHNRVINETLEQYRDHPAEWEDVLAWFMRIPLCLELDGLRVVHACWDEALIRRFLARRPDACMDSEFLIESETAGSEAFEIMDRLTRGTNIPLPPGIEIHSGDGFTRRSFRTHFWAEAPKTWGDVVFQPDNLPGELESHPLSAEEKSRLSYYGPDEPPLFIGHYWCEGIPALPTGNIACLDYSAVKYGRLVAYRWSGETRLNADNFVWLRVPQEERAMPRPWEIDFE